The Stackebrandtia nassauensis DSM 44728 genome includes the window TCGGCCGACTTCTGGGTCGGGACCTCGTCCGTCAACTGTTCCAGGTCGTTGAAGAAGTCGGGGTCGAGGGCGATGAGGTCCTGCTTGATGATGTCCCAGCGGTCGTCGGGGTTCGACGGGGTGGTCATCTCCTCGCGGGGTGCCGGGATCGCGGCGGGCTGCGGTTCGCGACGCTTGGCGTCGTCGTAGCCGCTGGCGCGGGTCTCCGGTCGTTTCCTCCACCAGGCCATGTGTTGGACCCCTCCCGTAAGTCGGTGGTTGTTCGCGCCCCCCTCGGACGCGTTCGGCGCGGCCGGTCGTGTGTACCGGAAGTCGCGCTGGCCCGAAACTACTCGCGAATACCTGGGGTTCACCAGGGAAGAAGCCCTGGTTCGCTACGGTCGGACACCAAACCCGACCGTTCGGACAATGGACTCGACCGACCGTCGGACCTTACCGACCGGTTATGGGATACCCGGTAGGTGCACGCGGCGTTAACGCAAGGCCAGACCCGGTGCCGGACCCCATACCGCGCCCGCGATTCCCTCCAGCCCCAGGCGGCTACCCGAGCGCCGGACCCGCACCGTGGCGGAGTCCTGCCCCGCGAAGCCCATCCGCAACAGCCCGATCATGAGCCGCAGCGGGACCTCGTGTCGGGTGCCGTCGGCCTCGACGTGCAGCACCACCTGGTCCAGCAGCGCGTCGCGCAGCCGCCGGTCGCCGACACCCTTGCCGCGCGCCTCCTTGAGGGTGGCCGCGGCGGCCTCGCCGATGCGACGGCAGTCGGCGGCGGGCAGTTCCTCCAGCACCTCGCCCCGGTCGGTGGGCAGCGCGCCGCGCCACTGCTGGTCGGCGCGGCCGGGTTCGGCGCCGCCGTCCAGCCAGGCCACCAGCGCGTCGGCGCGCACGGTGGCGTCGGCCTCGGCGGTGCCGGGCACGGTCAGGTTGGCCAGGACCGTGAACGGCAGCAGCGTCCACAGTTCGGCGCGGCCGGGACCGCCGGGCCGCAGCCGGACCAGCGCGCCGGGGTCGAGCCGGCGGGCACGCGTGCAGAACACCCGCACGTCGTCGGGTGTCTCGGTGGCGAACACGGTGCTCAGCCCTGCCAGGTTTCCAGGTACTCGCGTTCCTCGGCGCGGACCCGCCGCGGGCGGCGGGCCTCCAGGTCGTACATGACCGCGACCGACTTGGCGGAACTGACCAGCGCGTCCTCGTCGAACATCTCGTACAGGATCGTGAAGGACGAGTTGCTGATCTCGCCGACCCACATCTCGACGCGCACGGACTCGACGTAGTCGACCGGGCGTTTGTAGTCGATCTCGTGGCGGGCGATGACGACACCCTCCTCGAAAACCATGCCGCTTTCCTTGGCCACGTTGAAGAACAGCGCCACGCGCGCTTCCTCGTACAGCGTGAGGAAGCGCGCGTTGTTGACGTGCCCGAACGCGTCGAGGTCACTCCAGCGCAGCGGGCACCGGTAGGTGAATCTGGCCATCAGTCGCGCGTCAGCTTCCGGTGGGTGACCCGGTGCGGCTTGGCGGCCTCGGGGCCGAGCCGGTCGATCTTGTTCTTCTCGTAGGCCTCGAAGTTGCCCTCGAACCAGAACCACTTCGGGTCCTCCTCGGAGGTGCCCTCCCACGCGAGGATGTGGGTGGCGACCCGGTCGAGGAACATCCGGTCGTGGGAGATGACCACGGCGCAGCCGGGGAAGTCCAGCAGCGCGTTCTCCAGTGAGGACAGGGTCTCGACGTCGAGGTCGTTCGTCGGCTCGTCCAGCAGCAGCACGTTGCCGCCCTGCTTGAGGGTCAGCGCCAGGTTGAGCCGGTTGCGCTCGCCGCCGGACAGCACCTTGGTGGGCTTCTGCTGGTCGGGGCCCTTGAAGCCGAAGGCGGCGACGTAGGCGCGCGAGGGCATCTCGACCTTGCCGACCATCAGGTAGTCCAGGCCGTCGGAGACGACCTCCCACACGGTCTTGGAGCCCTCGAGGCCCTCACGCGACTGGTCGACATAGGACAGCTGGACGGTCTCGCCGACCCGGACCTTGCCGGAGTCGGGCTGTTCCATGCCCACGATGGTCTTGAACAGCGTGGTCTTGCCGACGCCGTTGGGACCGATGATGCCGACGATGCCGTTGCGCGGCAACGAGAAGCTCAGGTCGTTGATGAGGGTCCGGCCGTCGAAGCCCTTGACGAGGTTCTCGACCTCGATGACGGTGTTGCCCAGTCGCGGGCCCGGCGGGATCTGGATCTCCTCGAAGTCGAGTTTGCGGGTCTGCTCGGCGGCGGTGGCCATCTCCTCGTAGCGGCCCAGCCGCGCCTTGGACTTGGTCTGGCGGGCCTTGGCGTTGGAGCGCACCCAGTCCAGCTCGTCCTTGAGGCGCTTCTGCAGCTTCGCGTCCTTGCGTCCCTCGACGGCCAGCCGCTCGGCCTTCTTCTCCAGGTAGGTGGAGTAGTTGCCCTCGTAGGGGTGGGTGCGGCCCCGGTCGAGCTCCAGGATCCAGTCGGCGACGTGGTCCAGGAAGTACCGGTCGTGGGTGATGGCCACAACGGTCCCGGCGTAGGCGGCCAGGTGCTGCTCCAGCCACAGCACGCTCTCGGCGTCCAGGTGGTTGGTGGGCTCGTCGAGCAGCAGCAGGTCGGGGGCCTCCAGCAGCAGTTTGCACAGCGCGACCCGGCGGCGCTCACCACCCGACAGGTGGGTGACGGCCTCGTCGCCGGGCGGACAGCGCAGCGCGTCCATGGCCTGCTCCAGTTTGGAGTCCAGGTCCCAGGCGTCGGAGTGGTCCAGCTCCTCCTGGAGCTTGCCCATCTCCTCCATGAGCTCGTCGGTGTAGTCGGTCGCCAGCTGTTCGGCGATCTCGTTGAAGCGGGCCAGCTTGCCCTTGGTCTCGGCGACGGCGGCCTCGATGTTGCCCAGGACGGTCTTGGTCTCGTCCAGCGGCGGTTCCTGTTGGAGCATGCCCACGGTGTAGCCGGGCATGAGTTTGGCATCGCCGTTGGAGACGTGGTCGAGTCCGGCCATGATCTTCAGCAGGCTGGACTTACCGGCGCCGTTGGGGCCGACGACACCTATCTTTGCCCCGGGCAGGAAATACAGCGTCACATTGTCGAGGACGACCTTGTCCCCGTGCGCACGACGCGCCTTTTCCATGGTGTAGATGAAGTTGGCCATGCCATCCCTCGACGAGTGTCCGAAAATTTGCCGCCGACTATCTTCGCAAAGCGCTTCGTGAGCCCTGTTTGCCGGGGCCGTCGGCTGTCCGTTCGATCGCATCCGGGTGTCCCCGGTGGGGCGAGCGAACGGCCCGTAACCGCTTGCGCGCGATCCCGCATCTCACCGTAACCTTATTGGCAACAGTTGTACGACGGAGGGTGCGCTATGTCAGGTTCCGAGGGCAGTGCTTTTGTCGTAGTGGCCAACCGGCTGCCGGTGGACCGGATCGTCGCCGAGGACGGCCGGACCACCGAGTGGCGGCGCAGCCCGGGTGGCCTGGTCACGGCGTTGCAGCCGGTGTTGCAGGCCGCCGAGAAGGGCACCTGGATCGGCTGGTCCGGCGACTCCAGCCATATCGATCCCTTCACTTTGGACGATATGCGGCTGCACCCGATCCCCTTGGACGACGAGGAACTGCGCAACTACTACGAGGGCTTCTCCAACGCCTCGCTGTGGCCGCTGTACCACGACGCGGTGGAACAGCCGATCTTCCGGCGGCGCTGGTGGACCAGCTACGAGCGCGTCAACGCCCGGTTCGCCGAGCGGGCCGCGTCGGTGGCGGCGCGCGGCGCGGTGGTGTGGGTGCAGGACTACCAGTTGCAGCTGGTGCCCGCGATGCTGCGTCGGCTGCGGCCGGACGTGCGCATCGGGTTCTTCCTGCACATCCCGTTCCCGCCGGTGGAGTTGTTCATGCAGCTGCCGAGGCGGCTGGAGATCCTGCACGGCCTCCTTGGTGCCGACGTCATCGGTTTCCAGCAACCGCTTGGGGCCCAGAACTTCCTGCGCCTGACCCGCCACCTGCTCGACATGAAGCCCAAGGGCCATTCGGTGATGGTGGACGACCGCGAGGTGAAGGTGGAGTCGTTCCCGATCTCCATCGACACCGCCAGTGTCGAGGAACTGGCGGCCAGTGAGAAGGTGACCCGGCGCGCCAAGGAGATCCGCGCCGAGTTGGGTGATCCGCGCAACATCATCCTGGGCGTGGACCGGCTCGACTACACCAAGGGCATCGAGCACCGGCTCAAGGCGTACCGGGAGCTGCTGTCGGAGGGGCGGCTGGCGGTACCCGAGACCGTGATGGTCCAGGTCGCCACGCCCAGCCGCGAACGGGTCGAGCACTACCGCACCCTTCGCTCCAGTGTGGAGCGTGAGGTCGGACGGATCAACGGCGACTTCGGGCAGGTGGGCCTGCCGGCCATCCACTATCTGCACCAGTCCTACGATCGCGCCGAACTGGCGGCCCTGTACCGGGTCGCCGACGTCATGGTGGTGACCCCGCTGCGCGACGGCATGAACCTGGTCGCCAAGGAGTACGTGTCCTCGCGGCCCGACGGCGACGGGGCGCTGGTGCTGTCGGAGTTCACCGGCGCGGCCTCCGACCTGAAACAGGCTTACCAGGTGAATCCACATGATCTGGACGAGGTGAAGGCCGGACTGCTGCGCGCGATCCAGGCTCCGGAATCGGATCGTCGCAAGCGAATGCGTGCGATGCGCCGTCACCTGCGCGGTCATGATGTGAAACATTGGGCACGCGGTTTTCTCACCGCGCTCGGCGTGCCCGAAACGGCCACCGCGTACAATTCCGGCAAAATTCGCGAAACGTTCACGACATAATCCGGGCCCTGTTAGGAGAGACTTGGATAGTGCCGTCGCACCGACGCGGCGGCGACCGGACATGCTGCGGGTCTTAACCTGATCGTCTAAATTCGTCACGCTCCTGGGAAAGCATTCGTATGAATCACATCGTTCCGACCGCCGCGCCTATGGACGGCAAAGCCTCCGGCGGCACGGCGTTCGACGCCGAACTGCGCACCGCGCTGACCAAGATCGCGCGGGTGCCGCAGTTGCTGGTCGCCTGCGACTACGACGGCACCCTGGCGCCGATCGTGACCGACCCGTCGACGGCGACGCCGCGCGTGGAGTCGGTGACGGCCTTGCGGGCCCTGGCCAATCTGTCCCAGACCAAGGTGGCGGTCATCTCCGGGCGCGCGTTGCGCGACCTGGCGGCGCTGTCCCGGCTTCCCAGTGAAGTGCACCTGGTCGGAAGCCACGGTTCCGAGTTCGACATCGGGTTCACCCGGGCCCTGTCGGCCGAACAACTGAGTCTGCGCAACAAGATCATCGAGGCGCTCAACTCCATCGCGGACATCCACGAGGGTGTGCGCATCGAGCTCAAACCCGCCGGTGCCGCCCTGCACACCCGGGAACTCGACCGGGCCACCGCGGCCAAGGTCATCACCGAGGTGAAGTCGGGACCGGCCAATTGGGACGGAGTGCAGGTCACCGAGGGCAAGGAGGTCGTCGACCTGTCGGTCGTGACCCGGCACAAGGGCAACGCGCTCGACGACCTGCGGCAGCAGCTGGGTGCCTCGGCGGTGCTGTTCATCGGTGACGACATCACCGACGAGAACGCCTTCGCCTCCCTGCACGGACCCGACATCGGGGTGCGGGTCGGTCCTGGCCAAAGCCGGGCCGCCTACCGCGTCAACGGCACCCTCGAGGTCGCGCAGCTGCTGGCGACGCTGGTGGAGATCCGTTCCAGCTGGCTGCACGGCGAGGACGCGCAGCTGATCGAGCGGCACTCGATGCTGGCCGACGGCGCCAACTGCGCCCTGGTCACCCCCGACGCACGCATCACCTGGATGTGCCACCCCCGCCCCGACTCCGGCGCCGTCTTCGCCGACCTGCTGGGCGGCACCCCCGCCGGGCACTTCTCCGTGTCCCCCGTCGACGCCGGGATGACGCTGAGCCAGCGCTACATCCCCGGCACCATGACCGTGGAGACCAAGTGGGCCGGGCTGACGGTCACCGACTGGCTGGACGCCACCCCGTTGCAGGGCGGCGACGCCCACTCCACCGTGCTGGTGCGCACCCTGGCGGGCCGGGTGCCGACCCGGATCGAGTTCGCGCCCCGGCCCGAGTTCGGGCAGACCCAGGTGCGGTTGCAGCCGCTGGGCGACGGCGTACTCGTGTTGGGCGGCAACGAACCCATCGCGTTGCGCTCGCCGGGCGTCGAGTGGAAGATCGTCTCCGACGGCGAGCACGACACCGCCAAGGCCACCGTTGACCTGTCCGAGTACGACGAGCCGCTGGTGCTGGAACTGCGCTGCGGTTCCGACAGTGTCGCCGCGCACGACGACCAGGCCACCGCCCGCTGGGAGGCCACCGAGGCGCCCCGTCGCGACTGGGTGAAGCACCTGACCCTGCCGGGCCGTGACCCGGACATGGTGGCGCGCAGCGCCCTGACGCTGAAGGGCCTGTGCCACGAGCCCACCGGCGGCATCATGGCCGCGGCGACCACCTCGCTGCCCGAGCACCTCGGCGGCGTGCGCAACTGGGACTACCGCTTCTGCTGGCTGCGGGACGGTTCCATGACCGCGCGGGCCCTTGTGGACCTCGGTTCGCTCGACGAGGCGACCGGCTTCTTCGAGTGGGTGGCCGGGGTCGTGGAACGCACCGGCGGTCACCCGGAGTGGTTGGCGCCCTTGTACACCATCGACGGGATGCCGCTGGGCCCCGAGGCCGTCATCGACTCGCTGCCCGGCTACGCCGGTTCCCGGCCGGTGCGGGTCTCCAACGCCGCCAACCGGCAGGTGCAGCTGGACGTGTTCGGTCCGGTCGCGGATCTGGTCGCGGCCGTCGCCGAGCGGCGCGGCAGCGTCACCGAGTTCGAGGGCAAGGTCATCACGTCCATGGTGGACGCCGTCGAGCGTCGCTGGCACGAACCCGACCACGGGGTGTGGGAGGAGCGGCAGGCGCCGCGCCACCACGTGTACTCCAAGGTGATGTGCTGGATGACCGTCGACCGGGCGCTGAAGCTGTGCGAGAACTACGGTCTGAAGGCCAAGCCGTCCTGGGAACCGTTGCGGCAGACCATCGCCGACAACGTCATCGAGCTGGGCTGGCACGAGGACGTCGGCGCCTACACCGCCGCCTACGGCGACACCGACCTGGACGCGGCCTCGCTGTGGATCGGGATGTCGGGGCTGCTTCCGGCCGACGACCCG containing:
- a CDS encoding acyl-CoA thioesterase, giving the protein MMARFTYRCPLRWSDLDAFGHVNNARFLTLYEEARVALFFNVAKESGMVFEEGVVIARHEIDYKRPVDYVESVRVEMWVGEISNSSFTILYEMFDEDALVSSAKSVAVMYDLEARRPRRVRAEEREYLETWQG
- the ettA gene encoding energy-dependent translational throttle protein EttA, which produces MANFIYTMEKARRAHGDKVVLDNVTLYFLPGAKIGVVGPNGAGKSSLLKIMAGLDHVSNGDAKLMPGYTVGMLQQEPPLDETKTVLGNIEAAVAETKGKLARFNEIAEQLATDYTDELMEEMGKLQEELDHSDAWDLDSKLEQAMDALRCPPGDEAVTHLSGGERRRVALCKLLLEAPDLLLLDEPTNHLDAESVLWLEQHLAAYAGTVVAITHDRYFLDHVADWILELDRGRTHPYEGNYSTYLEKKAERLAVEGRKDAKLQKRLKDELDWVRSNAKARQTKSKARLGRYEEMATAAEQTRKLDFEEIQIPPGPRLGNTVIEVENLVKGFDGRTLINDLSFSLPRNGIVGIIGPNGVGKTTLFKTIVGMEQPDSGKVRVGETVQLSYVDQSREGLEGSKTVWEVVSDGLDYLMVGKVEMPSRAYVAAFGFKGPDQQKPTKVLSGGERNRLNLALTLKQGGNVLLLDEPTNDLDVETLSSLENALLDFPGCAVVISHDRMFLDRVATHILAWEGTSEEDPKWFWFEGNFEAYEKNKIDRLGPEAAKPHRVTHRKLTRD
- a CDS encoding alpha,alpha-trehalose-phosphate synthase (UDP-forming) → MSGSEGSAFVVVANRLPVDRIVAEDGRTTEWRRSPGGLVTALQPVLQAAEKGTWIGWSGDSSHIDPFTLDDMRLHPIPLDDEELRNYYEGFSNASLWPLYHDAVEQPIFRRRWWTSYERVNARFAERAASVAARGAVVWVQDYQLQLVPAMLRRLRPDVRIGFFLHIPFPPVELFMQLPRRLEILHGLLGADVIGFQQPLGAQNFLRLTRHLLDMKPKGHSVMVDDREVKVESFPISIDTASVEELAASEKVTRRAKEIRAELGDPRNIILGVDRLDYTKGIEHRLKAYRELLSEGRLAVPETVMVQVATPSRERVEHYRTLRSSVEREVGRINGDFGQVGLPAIHYLHQSYDRAELAALYRVADVMVVTPLRDGMNLVAKEYVSSRPDGDGALVLSEFTGAASDLKQAYQVNPHDLDEVKAGLLRAIQAPESDRRKRMRAMRRHLRGHDVKHWARGFLTALGVPETATAYNSGKIRETFTT
- the otsB gene encoding trehalose-phosphatase, with protein sequence MNHIVPTAAPMDGKASGGTAFDAELRTALTKIARVPQLLVACDYDGTLAPIVTDPSTATPRVESVTALRALANLSQTKVAVISGRALRDLAALSRLPSEVHLVGSHGSEFDIGFTRALSAEQLSLRNKIIEALNSIADIHEGVRIELKPAGAALHTRELDRATAAKVITEVKSGPANWDGVQVTEGKEVVDLSVVTRHKGNALDDLRQQLGASAVLFIGDDITDENAFASLHGPDIGVRVGPGQSRAAYRVNGTLEVAQLLATLVEIRSSWLHGEDAQLIERHSMLADGANCALVTPDARITWMCHPRPDSGAVFADLLGGTPAGHFSVSPVDAGMTLSQRYIPGTMTVETKWAGLTVTDWLDATPLQGGDAHSTVLVRTLAGRVPTRIEFAPRPEFGQTQVRLQPLGDGVLVLGGNEPIALRSPGVEWKIVSDGEHDTAKATVDLSEYDEPLVLELRCGSDSVAAHDDQATARWEATEAPRRDWVKHLTLPGRDPDMVARSALTLKGLCHEPTGGIMAAATTSLPEHLGGVRNWDYRFCWLRDGSMTARALVDLGSLDEATGFFEWVAGVVERTGGHPEWLAPLYTIDGMPLGPEAVIDSLPGYAGSRPVRVSNAANRQVQLDVFGPVADLVAAVAERRGSVTEFEGKVITSMVDAVERRWHEPDHGVWEERQAPRHHVYSKVMCWMTVDRALKLCENYGLKAKPSWEPLRQTIADNVIELGWHEDVGAYTAAYGDTDLDAASLWIGMSGLLPADDPRFTKTINAIEASLRSGPTVYRYRKDDGLPGTEGGFILCASWLAEAYLLIGRITDAEELYQQILKCAGPTGLLAEEWDPIAERGLGNHPQAYSHLGFIRLALLLDQLDRN